Below is a genomic region from Planctomycetia bacterium.
GCGGCCACACGGGCTCGCGAATACCTCGACACCGCCGCCCGTCTCGACCGGGAGGCCGAGTCGCTCGCCGCGGCGCTCGGCGAACCGGCGGCCCGGCTCGGCCGGCTGCGCGGAGGATCGTCATGAGGCCGGGCGGCGTGCTCCTCGCGGTCGCTGCCATCGTCTGCGGCGCGGCCGGCGCGGCCGAACTCGACGCCGTCCGGGCCCGGGGGGAACTCGTCTGGGCAGCGGATCAGGAGGGGGGCGGTCCGCACGTGTTCGTCGATCCCGACGCCCCCTCCCGGCTCGCGGGGTTCGAGGTCGAACTGGCCGCGCTCATCGCCGGGGAACTCGGCGTGAAGCCGCGGTTTCAGCAGGGGCAGTGGGACCGGCTGCCACTCTTGCTCGGCCGGACGGCCGACTGCGTCATCAACGGCATCGAGCTGACGCCAGAGCGCCGGCGCGACTACCGCTGCTCGCGTTCCTACTTCGCCTACGCCCTGCAGCTCGTCGCCCGGCGTGACGCGCCGCCGCCGGCGCTGGCGGCGCTCGCCACTCCGAGCCCTGCGGGCCGGTGGCGGATCGGCGTGCTCACCGGCTCGGCGGCGGAGACCGCGGCCCGCGAGGGGGGCTGGGAGGCCGAGGTGGTGGGCTACGACGGCACGGTCGATTCGCTCGAGCAGCTCGCCGGCGGCGTCCTCGACGCGGTGCTGATGGACGACTGCATCTTCAATTTCTACGCCGACCGGTTCCCGACGCTGCGCACCGTCGAGCGGCCGTTCGCCGGCGGGTCATACACCGTGCTCACGGCGCCCGACACACCCCGGCTCGCGGCCGAGATCGATGCCGCGATCGGCCGGCTGATCGGTGACGGCCGGCTCAAGTCGCTCTACGACCGCTGGGACCTCGCCGGCCGCCAGCAGATGCTCCTGCTCCGCGACGCGACCGAGGTGCCGCCGGCGCCGCGCGGGACGCTGGCCGAACTGGTGCGCGACACGCTGCCGCTCCTCCTCCGGTCGGCCGGCATGACGCTCTTCCTGTCCTGCGTGGCGTTCCCGCTGGCGGTGATCATCGGGCTCGCCGTGGCGGTCGGGCGCACCTACGGGCCCCCTTTCCTGAGGCCGCTGCTGGCCGCCTACGTCGAGTTCCTGCGCGGCACGCCGCTCCTCCTCCAGCTGTACGCCATCTACTTCCTGCTTCCCAAGATCGGGCTCGCCCTGCCGGCGCTGGCGGCGGCGATCGCCGGGCTGGCGCTCAACTACTCGGCGTATGAGTCGGAGATCTACCGGGCCGGGCTCAAGGCGATTCCCACGGGGCAGTTCGAGGCGGCCCTGTCGCTGGGACTGAGCCGGTGGCAGGCGCTGCGGCACGTGGTCGTGCCGCAGGCGGTGCGGATCGTGATGCCGCCGGTGACGAGCGACTTCATCGCCCTGTTCAAGGATACGAGCGTCTGCTCGGCGATCACGGTCATCGAGCTGACGAAGCGGTACAGCGTGCTCGCCCTGTCCACCGGACGGATCGTGGAACTCGCCGCGGTCACCGCGCTGCTCTACCTGGCGATGAGCTGGCCGCTGGCGATCCTCTCGCGCTGGTTCGAGCGCCGGCTGGAGCGGCCGGCCGGACCGAGCGCCTGACCCCCGCCGCGCGGAACCGTCGTCAATGATCACCGTTGCCTCGCTGTCGAAGAGCCGATCCGGCGTGCGCGTCCTCGACGACGTGTCCCTGGCGGGGGAGCCGGGCACGGTGACGGCGCTCGTCGGGCCGTCTGGCAGCGGCAAGACGACGTTGCTCCGCTGCCTCAACGGCCTGGAGACGTTCGACGCCGGCAGCCTGGCGATCGCCGGCCACCGGCTGGAGGCGGGCCGGCATGCGCCGGCGACGCTGGAGGCCCTGCGGCGCGACGTGGGGATGGTGTTCCAGCAGTTCCACCTGTTTCCGCACCTCTCGGTGCTCGACAACGTGGCGCTGGCGCCGCGGTTGGTGCGGCGCCAGCCCCGCGCGGAGGCCCGGGAGCGGGCGATTGGGCTCCTCGAGCGGGTCGGCCTGGGGAGCTTCGCGTCCTCCCGACCGGCGACGCTCTCCGGTGGCCAGCAGCAGCGGGTGGCGATCGCGCGGGCGCTGGCGATGGAGCCGCGGGTGATGCTCTTCGACGAGCCGACGAGCGCCCTCGATCCGGCGATGTCGGCCGAGGTGCTCGATGTCATCGTCGGGCTGGCCCGGTCGGGGCAGACGATGGTCGTGGTGACCCACGATCATGCCTTCGCCAAACGGGCCGCCGGCTGGGTGGTGCTCCTCGAGGCGGGCCGCATCGCCCGGCAGGGTGCGGCCGTGGACCTGCTCTGACCGCGTTCCATCGCGCGGCCGCCGCCCTGTCGCGCGGCGGCCGCGCGGTCATGCGCACCGCGCGTCTTGCCCAGCCGGTGCAGTCGGCATCCCGGAAACATGGGTTTCGCGGCCGGCGCCGGTTTTCTGATTGCGGCGGCCGGCGGGGCCGAGATAATCCCTAGGCGTCGTTGGGTCCGCGCTGATTCTCCGGGATTTTTCTCCGTGGCCACCATCGCCCGCTCCCGTGCCCTGTCGGTGCAGGGCGTCCACTGGGAATACCTCGTCCCGATCGCGGCGGTCCACCTGCTCGCCTGCCTGGCCGTCGTTCCCTGGTGCTTCAGTTGGTCGGGGGTGATCCTGGCGGCGATCGGCACGAACTTCTTCGGCACGCTGGGGATCAACCTCTGCTACCACCGGCTGCTTTCGCATCGCAGCCTGACCGTGCCGGTCTGGCTGGAGCGGACGCTGGCGACCATCGCCCTCTGCTCGCTCGAGGACACGCCCTGCCGCTGGGTCGCCAACCACCGGCTGCACCACCGGCACTCCGACGAGGAACCCGATCCACATTCGCCGCGGGACGGCGTCGTCTGGGCACACATGGGCTGGCTGTTCGAGCGTGTGCCGCACCGGCGGTCGGCGGCGTTTCTGGAGAAGTACGCCCGCGACATCCTCGCTGACGGCTACTACCGCGGCCTGGAGCGGCGGCCGTGGGCGATCGTGGCGATTTACATCGCCCATGCCATGATTTTCGCGCTGGCCGGCCTGCTCGTCGGCCGCTGGGCAGGCGGCGACTGGGGCCATGGCCGGCAGCTTGCGGTGAGCTGGCTGGTGTGGGGCGTTTACGTGCGGACCGTGCTGGTCTGGCACATCACATGGAGTGTCAATTCGCTGACCCATCTCTTCGGTTACCGCACCTATGCCACCGCCGAGGACAGCCGCAACAACTGGTTCGTGGCACTCGTGGCGATGGGGGAGGGCTGGCACAACAACCACCACCACGATCCGGCGAGCGCGAGCGTGCAGCACCGCTGGTGGGAATTCGACGTCACCTACTACCTGATCCTGTTCCTCGAGCGGATCGGCCTCGCCACCGACGTCATCCAGCCCCGGCACGTCCGGCAACGGGGTGGCACGGGAGCCTGAGGTGGTGGAGCGGCCGTGATTGTCCGTTGCGTCGGCTGCGGCGGCGTGCTATGCTTTTTTAAGTTCGGAATCGATGATGGCGTGTGTCCGACCGTGATGTCGGGCCTTGTGCGCCGCGATCGCATCTCTCGAAGCGACGTTCCGGGATGAATGGCCAGAGGCCGTTCCCCGCAGCGGGTGTCGCTTGGCAGGCCGTGATCCATCGTGGGATCGCCGTGCCGCTGTGGCCCTGCTTCCGCTTTCCGTGCGTGTTTTCTGCGCCCCCGTTCCAGAAATGGCTTTTCAGATGACGTCGTTCACCGACCTCGGACTTTCCGCCCCCCTCCTGCGCGCCCTCGACACCGAGGGCTACGCCACGCCGACGCCGATCCAGGCCAAGGCGATCCCCCACGTTCTCGCCGGCCGCGACCTGTTCGGCTGTGCCCAGACGGGCACCGGCAAGACGGCCGCCTTCGCCCTGCCGCTCATCGAGCGCTTGCTCGCCGCGCCGCGGCAGCGGGCGCCGCGCCGCTGCCGGGTGCTGGTGCTCGCCCCGACCCGCGAACTCGCCAGCCAGATTCACGACAGTTTCCGGGCC
It encodes:
- a CDS encoding amino acid ABC transporter permease, with amino-acid sequence MFVDPDAPSRLAGFEVELAALIAGELGVKPRFQQGQWDRLPLLLGRTADCVINGIELTPERRRDYRCSRSYFAYALQLVARRDAPPPALAALATPSPAGRWRIGVLTGSAAETAAREGGWEAEVVGYDGTVDSLEQLAGGVLDAVLMDDCIFNFYADRFPTLRTVERPFAGGSYTVLTAPDTPRLAAEIDAAIGRLIGDGRLKSLYDRWDLAGRQQMLLLRDATEVPPAPRGTLAELVRDTLPLLLRSAGMTLFLSCVAFPLAVIIGLAVAVGRTYGPPFLRPLLAAYVEFLRGTPLLLQLYAIYFLLPKIGLALPALAAAIAGLALNYSAYESEIYRAGLKAIPTGQFEAALSLGLSRWQALRHVVVPQAVRIVMPPVTSDFIALFKDTSVCSAITVIELTKRYSVLALSTGRIVELAAVTALLYLAMSWPLAILSRWFERRLERPAGPSA
- a CDS encoding polar amino acid ABC transporter ATP-binding protein; the encoded protein is MITVASLSKSRSGVRVLDDVSLAGEPGTVTALVGPSGSGKTTLLRCLNGLETFDAGSLAIAGHRLEAGRHAPATLEALRRDVGMVFQQFHLFPHLSVLDNVALAPRLVRRQPRAEARERAIGLLERVGLGSFASSRPATLSGGQQQRVAIARALAMEPRVMLFDEPTSALDPAMSAEVLDVIVGLARSGQTMVVVTHDHAFAKRAAGWVVLLEAGRIARQGAAVDLL